One Maribacter cobaltidurans genomic window carries:
- a CDS encoding aspartate/glutamate racemase family protein, with protein sequence MKKIGLIGGITWQSTQLYYQYLNEAANKALGESHSCKLILESVDFQEISEKQSNGDWESLNTDFAEIGKRLENAGAEVILIGANTMHLCADSIKENTGIPLLHIAEATGEAIIDQGLDKVLLLGTKYTMGLDFYKDILKNQFGITTMVPSEADQELVHSIIYTELAKGIIMPNSRKEYQAIIGKAEELGAQGVILGCTEIPLLIQQEHSNIPTFDTTQIHANAAVKFALAK encoded by the coding sequence ATGAAAAAAATTGGACTTATTGGTGGTATCACGTGGCAATCGACACAATTATATTATCAGTATTTAAATGAAGCTGCGAATAAAGCTCTTGGCGAGTCACATTCCTGTAAGTTAATACTGGAGTCGGTGGATTTTCAAGAAATTTCAGAGAAGCAAAGTAATGGAGATTGGGAATCTCTAAATACCGATTTTGCCGAAATTGGAAAGAGATTGGAAAATGCTGGAGCGGAGGTTATTCTAATCGGTGCCAATACCATGCATCTTTGTGCGGATAGCATAAAAGAAAATACGGGAATACCCCTGTTACATATTGCCGAAGCCACAGGGGAGGCCATTATTGACCAAGGATTGGACAAAGTTCTCTTGTTGGGCACCAAATACACTATGGGGCTTGATTTTTATAAGGATATTCTAAAGAATCAATTTGGAATAACGACTATGGTTCCCAGTGAAGCGGACCAAGAGTTGGTTCACAGCATTATTTATACGGAACTTGCAAAAGGAATTATCATGCCCAATTCCAGAAAGGAGTACCAAGCCATTATAGGTAAAGCGGAAGAACTGGGGGCACAAGGGGTAATTTTAGGCTGTACGGAAATCCCGCTATTGATACAGCAGGAACATAGCAATATTCCTACCTTTGATACTACACAAATACATGCAAATGCGGCCGTGAAATTTGCACTGGCCAAATAG
- the hisIE gene encoding bifunctional phosphoribosyl-AMP cyclohydrolase/phosphoribosyl-ATP diphosphatase HisIE, producing MKVDFKKNTNGLVPAIIQDARTKNVLMLGYMNEEALQKTQESGKVTFYSRTKERLWTKGEESGNFLHVVSIKNDCDNDTLLISVDPVGPTCHTGSDTCWNEENTSSFGFFSELENTIAQRRKAAKGDTSYVASLFEKGINKIAQKVGEEAVETVIEAMDNKDDLFLYESADLLFHYLILLQAKGFTLKDIEAELMKRKK from the coding sequence ATGAAAGTTGATTTTAAAAAGAATACGAACGGACTTGTTCCTGCCATCATCCAAGATGCCAGAACAAAAAATGTGCTCATGTTGGGCTATATGAACGAAGAAGCCTTGCAAAAGACTCAAGAAAGTGGAAAGGTTACGTTTTATAGCCGAACTAAGGAGCGTCTATGGACCAAAGGCGAGGAAAGCGGAAATTTTCTACACGTGGTGAGCATCAAGAATGATTGTGATAACGACACGCTTTTGATTTCTGTCGATCCGGTTGGACCTACCTGCCATACCGGAAGCGATACCTGTTGGAACGAGGAAAACACTTCTAGTTTCGGTTTCTTTTCAGAATTGGAAAATACGATTGCGCAACGCAGGAAAGCGGCCAAAGGAGATACCTCTTATGTGGCGTCCCTTTTTGAAAAGGGCATCAACAAAATTGCACAAAAAGTAGGGGAGGAGGCAGTTGAAACCGTTATAGAGGCCATGGACAATAAGGATGACCTGTTTCTTTACGAAAGTGCCGATTTACTTTTTCACTATTTGATTCTATTACAGGCGAAAGGATTTACCTTGAAGGATATTGAAGCCGAATTGATGAAGCGCAAGAAATAA